The Mangrovibacterium diazotrophicum genome has a segment encoding these proteins:
- a CDS encoding CDGSH iron-sulfur domain-containing protein: MKKGKIAEKSPVMMEMEPGTYWWCRCGLSKNQPFCDGSHKVTDFTPMEVKIDTKRTVFWCRCKQTDNPPFCDGTHKTL, from the coding sequence ATGAAAAAAGGAAAAATTGCTGAAAAAAGTCCTGTAATGATGGAAATGGAGCCAGGTACTTACTGGTGGTGCCGTTGCGGTTTGAGTAAAAACCAACCGTTCTGCGACGGTTCCCACAAGGTGACCGATTTCACCCCGATGGAAGTAAAAATTGACACCAAACGCACCGTATTTTGGTGTCGCTGCAAACAAACCGACAACCCGCCGTTTTGCGACGGCACCCACAAAACTTTATAA
- a CDS encoding NHL repeat-containing protein has translation MKPKYLLVLLYFITISFQASSQKLVEVWRTGPTLKTPESALYDPASQIIYVANINGNPTDKDGNGFISLLNPDGTIKQLEWVTGLNGPKGMAIFDGKLYVSDIDQLVEIDIAHAKIVKRYPAPNAIFLNDVAACQNGMIFVSDNRAGRIHVLKDGNFSVWLEGDDFMQTNGLYTENGKLYAGSEVLKEIDIKTKTIKVIQTGCQGIDGLDKDELGNFVFSNWVGRIFYLEDGKLTKMWDSTAENLNTADVFYANELKLLFVPTFFDNQIIAYKIEH, from the coding sequence ATGAAGCCCAAGTATCTTTTAGTCCTCCTGTATTTTATCACGATTTCTTTTCAGGCAAGTAGCCAAAAATTGGTTGAAGTTTGGCGTACCGGGCCAACACTAAAAACTCCGGAATCGGCTCTTTACGACCCAGCGAGCCAAATAATCTACGTAGCCAACATCAATGGGAATCCAACAGACAAAGACGGAAATGGTTTTATCTCGCTGCTCAATCCCGACGGCACCATCAAGCAGTTGGAATGGGTTACCGGTTTAAACGGCCCGAAGGGAATGGCAATTTTTGACGGGAAGCTTTATGTTTCCGACATTGACCAGCTTGTTGAAATCGATATTGCTCATGCTAAAATAGTGAAGCGTTACCCGGCACCCAATGCCATTTTCCTGAACGATGTAGCAGCCTGTCAAAATGGGATGATCTTCGTGTCCGATAACCGCGCGGGGAGAATCCACGTGTTAAAGGACGGTAATTTTTCGGTTTGGCTGGAAGGCGATGATTTCATGCAAACCAACGGCCTGTACACCGAAAACGGTAAACTTTATGCCGGATCTGAAGTGTTGAAAGAAATCGATATCAAAACCAAAACAATCAAAGTCATTCAAACAGGTTGCCAGGGAATTGACGGCCTGGACAAAGACGAACTCGGAAACTTTGTCTTTTCGAATTGGGTAGGAAGAATCTTTTACCTCGAAGACGGCAAGCTAACAAAGATGTGGGATTCCACCGCCGAAAACCTGAATACGGCAGATGTCTTCTACGCGAATGAACTCAAACTCCTGTTCGTTCCAACTTTCTTCGACAATCAAATTATTGCATATAAAATCGAACATTAA
- a CDS encoding lactonase family protein: MKIYALGLVVLMALVTSCQTQTKEVPLYIGTYSVENSEGIYRYLFNPETGELSYSSVTPNLENPSFIIISPDKKNLYAVSEVDNYNHLDSGSVTAYKIETDGSLTKLNQVATLGNHPCHVAVSPDGKTVVASNYTSGSISIYKVKADGSLEDSPQLIQHIGSGPDSTRQQGPHAHSSQFSFDGSEIMTADLGLDKLFFYTYNSDSAKYVSAKQPYVEVVGGAGPRHFAYTPKGDFIYLMTEMASAVNVLKKEGDNYVVIQSASSLPDDFDGIKAGADIHLSPDNRFVYCSNRGLNSIAVFERNLETGKITLIQNESVQGDWPRNFALSPDGKYLLVANQRSNNVTVFSRDPETGKLTFTGKNYEIPSPVCLQFFAE, from the coding sequence ATGAAAATTTATGCACTCGGATTGGTTGTTTTGATGGCTTTGGTTACCAGCTGTCAAACCCAAACAAAAGAAGTTCCTTTGTACATCGGAACTTATTCGGTCGAAAATAGTGAAGGTATTTATCGCTACCTGTTTAACCCCGAAACAGGAGAGTTGAGCTACTCGAGCGTTACTCCAAATCTTGAGAATCCCTCCTTCATCATCATTTCGCCGGACAAAAAGAATTTATATGCGGTGAGTGAAGTTGACAACTACAATCATCTTGACAGCGGATCGGTTACGGCCTACAAAATCGAAACGGATGGTAGTCTCACCAAATTAAACCAGGTGGCAACGCTGGGAAATCACCCTTGTCATGTAGCTGTTTCTCCGGATGGAAAAACGGTGGTGGCTTCAAACTACACAAGCGGTAGTATCAGCATCTACAAAGTGAAAGCTGATGGTTCACTGGAAGATTCCCCGCAACTGATTCAGCACATCGGAAGCGGCCCCGACAGCACCCGCCAGCAAGGGCCACACGCGCACTCGTCTCAGTTTAGTTTCGATGGTTCGGAAATCATGACTGCTGATTTAGGACTCGACAAGCTTTTCTTTTACACCTACAATTCGGATTCAGCAAAGTACGTTTCGGCGAAACAGCCTTATGTTGAAGTCGTTGGTGGTGCCGGTCCGCGCCATTTTGCTTATACTCCCAAAGGTGATTTTATCTACCTGATGACGGAAATGGCTTCGGCTGTCAACGTGTTGAAGAAAGAAGGTGACAACTATGTGGTGATTCAGTCAGCGTCCAGTTTGCCGGATGATTTTGATGGCATCAAAGCGGGGGCCGACATTCATCTGAGCCCGGATAATCGATTTGTTTATTGCTCGAATCGAGGCTTGAACAGTATTGCCGTTTTCGAACGCAATTTGGAAACCGGAAAAATTACACTCATTCAAAATGAATCAGTACAGGGTGACTGGCCACGCAACTTTGCCCTTTCGCCCGACGGAAAATACCTTTTGGTGGCGAATCAGCGCAGTAACAATGTCACCGTTTTCAGCCGCGATCCGGAAACCGGAAAGCTAACATTTACGGGTAAGAATTACGAAATACCGAGCCCGGTTTGTCTGCAGTTTTTTGCTGAGTAA
- a CDS encoding PQQ-dependent sugar dehydrogenase codes for MKKLRAYYFVCSVVFLLAGCSNGNGQLSKAEHELAVKNYQQYCAGCHGFKLEKFEKKDWMYGDNMESVINSITNGREEMGMPAFEVTFSEEEISALASYVINGLPENKDELKPALSGNDKVESEVQAFIVDTVVSGLDVPWGLEFLPNGDLLISERAAKLYRFTTNGELQEITGLPEIMVKGQGGLLDLELHPDYENNGWLYFTYSGYAEDNKNEGCTNVMRARLNGNTLVDQEVIFNGTPDSDRGQHWGSKLEFDKNGYLFFGVGDRGNRDENPQSLANHAGKIHRIMEDGSIPPDNPFIDTPGAILSIYSYGHRNPQGTCMNPETGEIFETEHGPMGGDELNLIKPGLNYGWPVISYGINYNGTKFTDITEKEGMEQPLTYWVPSIAPCGMTFVKGDLYPAWKNNILIGSLRFQYLERVVLDGYEVTHHEKLLEGIGRVRNVEMSPDGYVYVAIENPGKILRLVPVN; via the coding sequence ATGAAGAAATTACGTGCTTATTATTTTGTCTGTTCAGTGGTGTTTTTGCTTGCGGGCTGCTCGAATGGAAACGGGCAGTTGAGCAAGGCAGAGCATGAACTGGCTGTTAAGAACTATCAGCAGTATTGTGCTGGTTGCCATGGATTCAAACTGGAAAAATTTGAAAAGAAAGATTGGATGTATGGCGACAACATGGAAAGTGTGATCAACAGTATTACGAATGGTCGTGAAGAGATGGGAATGCCGGCGTTTGAAGTGACTTTCTCGGAGGAGGAAATTTCAGCTTTGGCAAGCTACGTGATAAATGGGTTGCCGGAAAATAAAGATGAGCTGAAGCCGGCTCTTTCCGGTAACGATAAGGTGGAGTCGGAAGTGCAGGCGTTCATCGTTGACACGGTTGTGAGCGGATTGGATGTCCCCTGGGGCCTGGAGTTTCTGCCCAATGGCGATCTGTTGATTTCGGAGCGTGCAGCAAAACTCTACCGTTTTACAACGAACGGTGAATTGCAGGAGATCACCGGGCTGCCTGAAATTATGGTGAAAGGGCAGGGTGGATTGCTCGACCTGGAACTTCACCCGGATTACGAAAACAATGGCTGGCTTTATTTTACCTATTCTGGTTACGCCGAGGATAATAAAAATGAAGGCTGCACGAATGTGATGCGGGCTAGGTTGAACGGAAATACCCTGGTTGATCAGGAAGTGATTTTCAACGGAACGCCGGACTCTGATCGCGGACAGCATTGGGGAAGCAAGCTCGAATTCGATAAGAACGGCTACCTGTTCTTTGGTGTTGGCGATCGCGGCAATCGTGACGAAAATCCGCAGAGCTTGGCCAATCATGCCGGGAAAATTCACCGGATCATGGAAGACGGATCGATTCCGCCGGACAACCCGTTTATTGATACGCCGGGTGCAATTTTGTCCATTTATTCTTACGGACATCGCAATCCGCAGGGAACTTGCATGAATCCTGAAACAGGTGAGATTTTCGAAACGGAGCACGGACCAATGGGCGGCGATGAGCTGAATTTAATCAAACCCGGACTAAACTACGGATGGCCGGTTATTTCGTACGGTATCAATTACAACGGAACGAAATTTACCGATATCACGGAGAAAGAAGGGATGGAGCAGCCACTGACTTATTGGGTGCCTTCGATTGCGCCTTGCGGCATGACCTTTGTAAAAGGAGATCTGTATCCGGCCTGGAAGAATAACATTCTGATTGGCTCACTTCGCTTTCAGTACCTGGAACGCGTTGTGCTCGATGGTTACGAAGTGACGCATCACGAAAAGTTACTGGAAGGTATCGGCCGTGTGCGAAACGTAGAGATGAGTCCGGATGGCTATGTTTACGTCGCTATTGAAAATCCCGGCAAGATACTGAGGCTGGTTCCCGTAAATTGA
- a CDS encoding MBL fold metallo-hydrolase yields the protein MIWKIVLWSVIVLVILSLGVYLAIKLNPSFGGKSSGQRLARIQQSPNYRDGKFWNPVETAVQSDDMPFFKVMRDFIFGKGDLVPSAPIPVEPLSSDNFGAAPQKARITWLGHSTLVIEINQKRILVDPVFSKRTSPFSFLGTKAFDFSEEYRLDQLPPIDLVLISHDHYDHLDYDVIKQLKDASVPFVTALGVGAHLERWGIQPERITELDWWESYRFADSIQLTATPARHFSGRGLNNRFTTLWASWVIDGGNEKLFFGADSGYYPGFKTIGEKFGPFDLVMLECGQYSQYWPSIHMAPEETYQAALDLNTKVLLPIHWGKFKLSIHPWKEPVERLLKAAANDSTWIATPRIGESFQLDQKLPADRWWRVL from the coding sequence ATGATTTGGAAAATAGTTCTTTGGAGTGTCATCGTTTTAGTCATTTTATCGCTTGGTGTTTACCTGGCGATCAAACTGAATCCCTCATTTGGCGGGAAAAGTAGCGGGCAACGTTTGGCTCGCATTCAGCAATCACCGAACTATCGGGATGGCAAATTCTGGAATCCTGTTGAAACGGCCGTGCAGTCGGATGATATGCCTTTTTTCAAAGTGATGCGTGATTTCATCTTTGGTAAAGGAGATCTTGTTCCATCGGCGCCAATTCCGGTTGAGCCGTTAAGCTCTGATAATTTTGGGGCGGCTCCGCAAAAAGCCCGAATAACCTGGTTGGGACATTCAACGCTGGTTATTGAAATCAATCAGAAGCGGATATTAGTTGATCCAGTATTTTCGAAACGTACGTCACCCTTTTCGTTTTTAGGAACAAAAGCGTTTGATTTCAGCGAGGAATATCGGTTAGATCAATTGCCGCCGATTGATTTGGTGTTGATTTCGCATGATCATTACGATCATTTGGATTACGATGTCATCAAGCAGTTGAAAGATGCTTCAGTTCCGTTTGTGACGGCTTTGGGAGTTGGTGCCCATTTGGAACGCTGGGGAATTCAACCGGAGCGGATTACCGAGTTGGATTGGTGGGAATCCTATCGTTTTGCTGATTCAATTCAACTGACAGCAACACCTGCCCGGCACTTTTCCGGTCGTGGGCTGAATAACCGTTTTACAACCTTGTGGGCTTCGTGGGTGATTGATGGCGGTAATGAGAAACTGTTCTTCGGGGCAGATTCCGGCTATTATCCCGGCTTCAAAACCATCGGTGAGAAATTCGGTCCGTTCGATTTGGTGATGCTCGAGTGCGGACAGTACAGCCAGTACTGGCCATCAATTCATATGGCTCCCGAGGAAACTTACCAGGCAGCTTTGGACTTAAATACAAAAGTCCTGTTACCGATCCACTGGGGCAAATTTAAGTTGAGCATCCACCCATGGAAAGAGCCGGTAGAGCGCTTGTTGAAAGCAGCCGCAAATGATTCGACCTGGATTGCTACCCCACGAATCGGTGAATCCTTCCAGTTGGATCAAAAGCTGCCGGCCGATCGTTGGTGGCGGGTGCTTTAA
- a CDS encoding ATP-binding cassette domain-containing protein, translated as MYEGIIETLVKLFAIITDYRNRLSSENMALVESYLKENFNRELVDKYLTMYRDFVTYYHVDHREFFYKDEGEGERFINKKYLTHICTDISFNYDLNVRFMIVTQLFNFINKAKGLNIEDLKMVHIVAMGLNINPKEYDNFYRFALFSISKVKEKSWLFVVNGTEEYEHKEVKHLYRENQKVDIEFIRIPSINTLFFKYTGPRNLYLNGHRLVNQRLYIFPPGGVLKTSRIIPIYYSTVMTRFIQNVGKPMIVFNAEAVEYRFNKRVYGLHELSFQERSGDLVGILGGSGVGKTTLLNVLNGKLKPSGGKITINGYDIHDPENEDKLTGVIGYVPQDDLLLEELTVYQNLRFNALFCFSDADDEKIEQIIEQTLTDFDLVEARDLVVGNPLKKILSGGQRKRLNIALELMREPSMLFVDEPTSGLSSADSEKVMYLLKRQCLKGKLVFANIHQPSSDIYKLFDRIIVMDKGGRVVFFGNPMESITYFKHQANYINPDESECLSCGNVKTEQPLRIIEARMVDPFGKSIRRRKVSPQEWYQSYREKVEPRVIDFMKANPVKKEKFPDVLFKKPKWWTQFKLYLQRDFASKRSNRQYLAIALLEAPILAVILGFFTKFSFQGKYIFSENDNIPAYLFMSVVVALFIGLSISAEEIFKDRKIRKREEFLNLSKGAYFASKIILLFLLSAFQVLTFVLVGNYLLEIKSLTFEMWVILFSTACFANLLGLNLSAGLDSAVAIYVMIPFLLVPQLLLSGVIVDFNKMNYSIASYDHTPLIGDAMVSRWSYEALAVNQYTNNSYRKHFFDQELEKNSWGFATYYFLPELEKLVNAHKSLEEANKTDEADLLKPLLYNSFSQVNSVMHPSDSIFAATQLLQENAADLPYPTLKDYLASAKKRYQKIYNEANDALNAKYELLLQSFKGDSEKLQEFKDKYTNKKLELLLRDKYSQNKIYISQNLIHQGDEPIYRLPFENNGRAHFYAAYKFVGPLKIPTIIFNALFIWLFTALLAVTLYFDVLRKVLTAIQRWRETRQAELRDRIFYNPMAFMKSDRKRKFRQAPTQKTP; from the coding sequence ATGTACGAAGGTATAATTGAAACTCTGGTTAAACTATTTGCGATTATAACGGATTACAGAAACCGTTTGTCATCGGAAAATATGGCCCTGGTTGAATCCTATTTAAAAGAGAATTTCAACCGGGAACTGGTAGACAAATACCTGACCATGTACCGCGATTTCGTGACGTACTACCACGTCGATCACCGCGAGTTTTTCTACAAGGATGAAGGCGAGGGAGAGCGTTTCATCAACAAAAAATACCTGACACACATCTGTACCGACATCAGTTTCAACTACGATCTGAATGTGCGGTTCATGATTGTCACCCAACTTTTCAACTTCATCAACAAAGCGAAAGGTCTGAATATTGAAGACCTGAAGATGGTACACATTGTCGCCATGGGGCTGAATATCAACCCTAAGGAATACGACAATTTTTACCGTTTCGCGCTTTTCTCCATCAGTAAAGTCAAGGAAAAGAGTTGGCTGTTTGTGGTGAACGGCACAGAAGAATACGAGCACAAAGAGGTAAAGCATCTGTACCGCGAAAACCAGAAAGTTGACATCGAATTCATCCGTATTCCGAGCATCAACACCCTGTTTTTCAAATATACAGGTCCGCGAAACCTGTACCTCAACGGCCACCGTTTGGTGAACCAGCGCCTGTACATTTTCCCACCGGGAGGCGTGCTGAAAACCTCGCGAATTATCCCGATTTACTATAGCACGGTGATGACCCGTTTCATCCAGAATGTGGGTAAACCGATGATTGTTTTCAATGCTGAAGCGGTTGAATACCGGTTTAACAAGCGGGTTTACGGTTTGCACGAGCTGAGTTTCCAAGAACGGTCGGGCGACCTGGTTGGGATACTCGGAGGAAGCGGCGTGGGTAAAACCACTTTGCTGAATGTACTGAACGGAAAACTAAAACCAAGCGGTGGTAAAATTACCATCAACGGCTACGATATTCACGACCCGGAAAACGAAGATAAGCTGACCGGGGTGATCGGCTACGTACCGCAAGACGACCTATTACTGGAGGAGCTGACCGTTTACCAAAACCTCCGGTTCAACGCCCTGTTCTGCTTTAGCGACGCCGACGACGAAAAAATTGAACAAATCATTGAGCAAACCCTCACCGATTTTGATTTGGTGGAAGCGCGCGACCTGGTTGTCGGCAACCCGCTGAAAAAGATTTTGAGTGGTGGCCAGCGAAAACGCCTTAACATCGCACTGGAGCTGATGCGGGAACCGTCGATGCTCTTTGTTGATGAACCCACCTCGGGACTGAGCTCGGCCGATTCGGAAAAGGTGATGTACCTGCTGAAACGGCAATGTTTGAAAGGCAAACTGGTTTTTGCCAACATTCACCAGCCGTCGAGCGACATCTACAAACTGTTCGACCGGATCATTGTCATGGATAAAGGCGGACGCGTGGTTTTCTTCGGGAACCCGATGGAATCCATCACTTACTTTAAGCACCAGGCCAACTACATCAACCCCGACGAGAGCGAATGTTTGAGCTGCGGTAATGTGAAAACCGAACAGCCGTTGCGCATCATCGAGGCTCGCATGGTCGACCCCTTCGGAAAGAGTATTCGTCGCCGAAAAGTCTCTCCGCAGGAATGGTACCAGAGCTACCGTGAAAAGGTAGAGCCTCGGGTAATCGACTTCATGAAAGCCAACCCGGTGAAAAAGGAAAAGTTCCCCGATGTGCTCTTCAAAAAGCCGAAATGGTGGACGCAATTCAAACTGTACCTTCAGCGCGATTTCGCGTCGAAACGATCAAACCGCCAATATTTAGCGATCGCTCTGCTCGAGGCACCGATTTTGGCGGTTATCCTGGGATTTTTCACGAAATTCTCTTTCCAGGGCAAATATATCTTCAGCGAAAACGACAACATTCCGGCCTACCTCTTTATGAGTGTTGTGGTCGCACTGTTTATCGGGCTCAGCATTAGCGCCGAGGAAATCTTCAAGGATCGAAAGATCCGTAAACGGGAAGAGTTTCTCAACCTCAGCAAAGGCGCCTATTTTGCGTCCAAAATCATTTTACTATTCTTGCTGTCAGCCTTCCAGGTATTGACCTTCGTGCTGGTCGGGAACTATCTGCTGGAAATCAAAAGCCTCACCTTCGAAATGTGGGTGATTCTGTTTTCAACAGCCTGTTTTGCCAACCTGCTCGGTCTCAACCTCTCTGCGGGTCTGGACTCGGCTGTGGCCATTTACGTGATGATTCCGTTTTTGCTGGTACCACAACTACTTCTGAGTGGCGTAATCGTCGACTTCAACAAAATGAATTACTCCATTGCCAGCTACGACCACACGCCGTTAATTGGCGATGCCATGGTTTCGCGCTGGTCATACGAGGCTTTGGCGGTGAACCAATACACCAACAATTCGTACCGAAAGCATTTCTTTGACCAGGAACTGGAAAAGAACTCCTGGGGATTTGCCACTTATTATTTCCTCCCCGAGCTTGAAAAGCTGGTGAATGCGCATAAAAGTTTGGAGGAAGCCAACAAGACTGATGAAGCCGACCTGCTGAAACCATTGTTATACAATTCATTTTCGCAGGTCAACAGTGTTATGCATCCGTCGGATTCAATTTTTGCAGCGACCCAATTGCTGCAAGAAAACGCAGCGGATTTGCCCTATCCGACACTCAAAGATTACCTCGCATCGGCGAAAAAGAGGTATCAAAAAATTTACAACGAAGCCAATGATGCCCTAAATGCCAAGTACGAGTTACTTCTCCAAAGTTTCAAGGGTGACTCGGAAAAGCTGCAGGAATTCAAAGACAAATACACCAATAAGAAATTGGAGCTTTTGCTCCGCGACAAATATTCGCAAAACAAGATTTACATCTCTCAGAATCTGATTCATCAGGGTGATGAGCCGATTTACCGGTTACCATTTGAAAACAACGGGCGCGCACATTTTTACGCGGCTTACAAATTTGTTGGCCCGCTAAAAATACCGACAATCATTTTCAATGCACTCTTTATTTGGCTATTCACCGCACTATTGGCCGTGACCTTGTATTTTGATGTTTTGCGTAAAGTGCTGACTGCGATCCAACGCTGGAGAGAAACCCGTCAGGCCGAATTGCGAGACCGGATTTTCTACAACCCGATGGCATTTATGAAATCGGATCGGAAACGAAAGTTCCGCCAGGCACCGACGCAAAAAACACCTTAA
- the folE gene encoding GTP cyclohydrolase I FolE gives MEDSYNGEFSGYKRIDRFNESVTEQISEHYTGIIKLLGEDVEREGLQKTPLRVAKAMQFLLQGYEQDPEAMIRKAMFKEDYKQMVIVKDIEIYSMCEHHMLPFIGKAHVGYIPNGYITGLSKIARVVDAFARRLQVQERLTSQIKDCIQQTLNPLGVAVVIEAQHLCMQMRGVQKQHSVTTTSDFTGAFERVATREEFIRLISSK, from the coding sequence ATGGAAGATTCATACAACGGAGAATTCAGCGGCTACAAGCGCATCGACCGGTTCAACGAGTCGGTAACAGAACAAATCAGCGAACATTACACCGGCATCATCAAGTTGCTGGGTGAGGATGTTGAACGGGAAGGACTGCAAAAAACACCGCTTCGTGTTGCCAAAGCCATGCAATTTTTGCTGCAGGGTTACGAACAGGATCCGGAAGCCATGATCCGCAAGGCCATGTTTAAGGAAGATTACAAACAAATGGTCATTGTGAAAGACATCGAAATCTACTCGATGTGCGAACACCACATGCTGCCGTTTATTGGCAAAGCGCACGTTGGGTATATTCCCAACGGATACATTACCGGGCTCAGCAAAATTGCCCGCGTAGTGGATGCCTTCGCCCGCCGGTTACAGGTTCAGGAACGCCTGACCAGCCAAATAAAAGACTGCATCCAACAAACACTAAACCCGCTTGGAGTGGCTGTGGTTATTGAAGCTCAACACTTGTGCATGCAGATGCGCGGCGTACAGAAACAGCATTCCGTAACGACCACCTCCGACTTTACCGGAGCATTTGAACGGGTGGCCACACGCGAAGAATTCATCCGCCTGATCAGTTCGAAATAG
- the yaaA gene encoding peroxide stress protein YaaA has translation MIAIISPAKSLDFETKPATDKYSEVDFLPESVKINAKLKKMKASDLIKMMGISAKLANLNVDRNLMWEPPFTPENAKQAILAFNGDVYDGINAQTFSNEQFDFAQDHIRILSGLYGLLKPLDLIQPYRLEMGIKLPVEKSKDLYQFWQAKVTKQVNELVAQNSGMLVNLASAEYFKAIDQSKFKGKIITPEFKDNKNGTYKIISFYAKKARGMMCRFMVENKITKPEELKAFDMEGYYYNNELSKGDKWIFTRDL, from the coding sequence ATGATTGCAATTATTTCGCCGGCGAAATCACTTGATTTCGAGACAAAACCGGCAACAGACAAATACTCGGAAGTAGATTTTTTGCCGGAATCCGTGAAGATCAATGCGAAGCTGAAAAAGATGAAAGCTTCGGACCTGATCAAAATGATGGGAATTTCGGCCAAACTGGCTAACCTGAATGTTGACCGCAACCTGATGTGGGAACCGCCGTTCACGCCTGAAAATGCCAAGCAAGCAATTTTGGCCTTCAACGGAGACGTTTACGACGGCATCAATGCGCAGACCTTCAGCAACGAGCAGTTTGATTTTGCACAAGATCACATCCGCATTCTGTCGGGGCTTTACGGATTATTGAAACCACTGGACTTAATTCAACCTTACCGTTTGGAAATGGGGATCAAACTGCCGGTTGAAAAAAGTAAAGATTTGTACCAGTTTTGGCAAGCAAAAGTCACCAAACAGGTGAACGAGCTGGTTGCTCAAAACAGCGGCATGCTGGTGAACCTGGCATCTGCCGAGTATTTCAAAGCGATTGATCAATCAAAATTCAAGGGAAAAATTATCACCCCTGAATTTAAAGACAATAAAAACGGCACCTATAAAATCATCTCGTTCTACGCGAAAAAAGCGCGCGGTATGATGTGTCGTTTCATGGTTGAAAACAAAATTACCAAGCCGGAAGAGTTAAAGGCTTTCGACATGGAAGGTTACTATTACAACAACGAGCTGTCAAAAGGTGACAAGTGGATTTTCACCCGCGACCTCTAA
- the rlmD gene encoding 23S rRNA (uracil(1939)-C(5))-methyltransferase RlmD has translation MGRSRKNKPLYEAVEITDIGAEGKAIARVNDMVVFTTHVVPGDIVDLQVTKKRKSYMEARVTNIREKSADRQEAFCAHFGTCGGCKWQFLPYEKQLYYKQKQVADQLRRLGRIELPAISPILGSAKNTFYRNKLEFSFSNKRWRSFEEMDTDAEHLEMNALGFHIPGLFDKIIDIEKCWLQPEPSNAVRNFIREYALKNKLSFFDIRQQEGFLRNMIVRTASTGENMLIVVFFYEDLEKQNGLLEAIAAQFPELTSIMYVINQKPNDTISDQEIIPFKGPDHIFEEMEGLRFKIGPKSFYQTNSEQAYELYKVTRDFAELKGDEVVYDLYTGTGTIANFVAKKAKQVIGIEYVPEAIEDAKVNSGINELGNTLFYAGDMKNVLNEAFIAQHGKPDVIITDPPRAGMHEDVVKTILAAAPERIVYVSCNPATQARDLALLDVDYKVTKIQPVDMFPHTHHVENVVQLIRKNR, from the coding sequence ATGGGAAGAAGCAGAAAAAACAAGCCCTTGTACGAGGCTGTTGAGATTACCGATATTGGCGCCGAAGGCAAAGCCATTGCCCGTGTAAACGACATGGTTGTATTTACCACGCACGTTGTTCCGGGCGACATCGTAGATTTACAGGTGACCAAAAAACGAAAAAGTTACATGGAAGCACGTGTGACCAATATCCGCGAAAAGTCGGCCGACCGGCAGGAAGCTTTCTGCGCGCACTTTGGAACCTGCGGTGGCTGTAAATGGCAGTTTCTTCCGTACGAAAAACAATTGTACTACAAACAAAAGCAAGTGGCCGACCAGTTGCGTCGATTGGGTCGGATTGAGTTGCCGGCGATTTCACCGATTTTAGGATCGGCTAAAAATACATTTTACCGCAACAAGCTCGAGTTCAGTTTTTCAAACAAGCGCTGGCGCTCGTTCGAAGAGATGGACACCGACGCCGAGCACTTGGAGATGAATGCGCTGGGATTCCACATCCCCGGCTTATTCGATAAAATCATCGACATCGAAAAATGTTGGTTGCAGCCCGAGCCTTCGAATGCCGTTCGGAATTTCATTCGCGAGTACGCGCTGAAAAATAAGTTGAGCTTTTTCGACATTCGTCAACAAGAAGGTTTCTTGCGCAACATGATTGTCCGCACCGCCTCCACTGGCGAAAACATGCTGATCGTGGTTTTCTTTTATGAAGACCTGGAAAAACAAAACGGGTTGTTGGAGGCCATCGCTGCCCAGTTCCCTGAGCTGACCTCGATCATGTACGTCATCAACCAAAAGCCCAACGATACAATTTCGGACCAGGAAATTATTCCGTTCAAAGGTCCCGATCATATTTTTGAGGAAATGGAAGGTCTGCGATTCAAAATCGGGCCGAAAAGTTTTTACCAAACCAACTCGGAACAAGCTTACGAGCTTTACAAAGTTACCCGCGACTTTGCCGAGTTAAAAGGCGACGAAGTGGTTTACGACTTGTATACCGGAACCGGAACCATTGCCAATTTTGTGGCTAAAAAAGCCAAACAGGTGATTGGAATTGAATATGTACCGGAAGCCATTGAAGACGCGAAAGTGAACTCGGGCATCAACGAACTGGGAAATACCCTCTTTTATGCCGGCGACATGAAAAATGTACTGAACGAGGCTTTCATTGCCCAACACGGCAAACCGGATGTGATTATTACCGACCCGCCACGCGCCGGTATGCACGAAGATGTGGTGAAGACGATTTTGGCTGCAGCGCCCGAAAGAATCGTTTATGTCAGTTGTAACCCGGCGACCCAGGCCCGCGATTTGGCACTACTGGATGTCGATTACAAGGTGACAAAAATTCAACCGGTTGATATGTTCCCTCATACTCATCACGTTGAAAATGTTGTTCAATTAATTCGCAAAAATCGATAA